Proteins from one Embleya scabrispora genomic window:
- a CDS encoding DUF5324 family protein produces MDPVREATGRTRDRLAPHAAHAKEAAIHYAGAARERAVETTRDKVVPALVNAKETAAPHVGHAVETARHRVRHDVVPRVHSAVDQARGAAEPVRDEARLRAGAALSVLKGEISAEDVARVGRAKRRRARGRKFLLITLVAGGGFAAFSWWRRRNARPEWLTDEPDEALQGSATTPRTPASLDDEVKLTEDEFRSTAPKRDTD; encoded by the coding sequence ATGGATCCGGTACGCGAGGCAACCGGCAGGACGAGGGACCGGCTTGCCCCACACGCCGCGCATGCCAAGGAGGCGGCGATCCACTACGCGGGCGCGGCGCGTGAGCGAGCGGTCGAGACCACCCGCGACAAGGTGGTACCCGCGCTGGTGAACGCCAAGGAGACGGCCGCACCGCACGTCGGGCACGCCGTGGAGACGGCCCGCCATCGGGTCCGCCACGACGTTGTTCCGCGTGTGCACTCGGCGGTCGACCAGGCCCGGGGCGCCGCCGAGCCCGTCCGCGACGAGGCCCGCCTGCGGGCCGGCGCCGCACTGTCCGTCCTCAAGGGCGAGATCAGCGCCGAGGACGTCGCCCGGGTCGGCCGCGCCAAGCGGCGTCGGGCGCGCGGCCGCAAGTTCCTGTTGATCACGCTCGTCGCGGGCGGCGGCTTCGCGGCCTTCTCGTGGTGGCGCCGTCGCAACGCCCGGCCGGAGTGGCTGACCGACGAACCCGACGAGGCCCTCCAGGGCTCCGCCACCACCCCGCGCACTCCCGCTTCCCTCGACGACGAGGTCAAGCTCACCGAGGACGAGTTCCGCTCGACCGCCCCGAAGCGGGACACCGACTGA
- a CDS encoding DUF881 domain-containing protein gives MRPSGMSWRAIVPRLSALVVFALAGLLFWISADTSHGTNLRSDAQMLKLSDVIRDQGRRNEGAQQDLSKLQRDVDGLVQEQANDPQARGRIDAVADPAGVTPVSGEGLTVTLTDAPPDAKSRVPGVREPTADDLVVHQQDIQGVVNALWNGGARAIQIMDQRIVATSAVRCVGNTLILHGRVYSPPYVISAVGDIGALRRALDQSKSVSNYTDYVEAFGLGWKVEDRKRIDAPGYTGPLGLEYAKVSGT, from the coding sequence ATGCGGCCGTCCGGGATGTCCTGGCGTGCGATCGTACCCCGATTGTCCGCACTCGTGGTGTTCGCCCTGGCCGGTCTGCTCTTCTGGATCAGCGCCGACACCTCCCACGGCACCAATCTGCGCAGCGACGCGCAGATGCTCAAACTCTCCGACGTGATCCGGGATCAGGGTCGGCGCAACGAGGGTGCCCAGCAGGACCTGTCCAAGCTGCAGCGGGACGTGGACGGGCTGGTCCAGGAGCAGGCCAACGACCCCCAGGCGCGCGGTCGCATCGACGCGGTCGCGGACCCGGCCGGGGTCACCCCGGTCTCCGGCGAGGGCCTGACGGTCACCCTGACCGACGCCCCGCCCGACGCCAAGTCCCGCGTGCCCGGCGTGCGCGAGCCCACCGCCGACGACCTCGTGGTGCACCAGCAGGACATCCAGGGCGTGGTGAACGCGCTGTGGAACGGCGGCGCGCGGGCGATCCAGATCATGGACCAGCGGATCGTGGCCACGTCCGCGGTGCGCTGCGTCGGCAACACGCTGATCCTGCACGGCCGGGTGTACTCGCCCCCGTACGTCATCTCGGCGGTCGGCGACATCGGCGCCCTGCGACGTGCTCTGGACCAGAGCAAGAGCGTGTCCAACTACACCGACTACGTCGAGGCGTTCGGCCTCGGGTGGAAGGTCGAGGACCGCAAGCGCATCGATGCGCCGGGGTATACGGGCCCGCTGGGCCTGGAGTATGCGAAAGTCTCCGGGACGTGA
- a CDS encoding rhomboid family intramembrane serine protease, whose amino-acid sequence MSPDEQQPSATGPAGPPVCYRHPDRESNIRCTRCERPVCGDCMVSASVGFQCPDCVRQGSRQVREARTVAGGRVAPTTATAIVTKTLIGLNLAVFVLVQVVGNTFVDRWILVGRFFMGGEWQGVAEGQWYRLLTATFLHQQFWHIGLNMLGLWMLGPPLEAALGRSRFVALYLVAGLGGSALSYLIAEPNQGSLGASGALFGLFGAMIVLGRRMNYDLKPLIILLALNLMITFLNMSTIDWRAHLGGLVAGTLAAIGVVYAPARQRTLVQVGSLLAVLAIVVAIVLIRTAQIV is encoded by the coding sequence ATGAGCCCCGACGAGCAGCAGCCGAGCGCGACCGGTCCGGCCGGTCCGCCCGTGTGTTACCGGCATCCCGATCGGGAGTCGAACATTCGCTGTACGCGCTGCGAGCGGCCCGTCTGCGGCGATTGCATGGTGAGCGCGTCCGTCGGCTTCCAGTGCCCGGACTGTGTCCGGCAGGGCAGTCGGCAGGTACGCGAGGCGCGCACCGTCGCGGGTGGCCGGGTCGCGCCCACGACCGCGACCGCGATCGTGACCAAGACCCTGATCGGGCTCAACCTCGCCGTCTTCGTGCTGGTCCAAGTCGTCGGCAACACGTTCGTGGACCGGTGGATACTGGTCGGCCGCTTCTTCATGGGCGGCGAGTGGCAGGGTGTTGCCGAGGGCCAGTGGTACCGCCTGCTCACCGCGACGTTCCTGCACCAGCAGTTCTGGCACATCGGGTTGAACATGCTCGGCCTGTGGATGCTGGGGCCGCCGCTCGAGGCGGCGCTGGGCCGGAGCCGGTTCGTCGCCCTCTACCTGGTCGCGGGTCTGGGCGGCAGCGCGCTGTCGTATCTGATCGCCGAACCGAACCAGGGCTCGCTGGGCGCCTCGGGCGCGTTGTTCGGGCTGTTCGGCGCGATGATCGTGCTCGGTCGGCGGATGAACTACGACCTGAAACCGCTGATCATCCTGCTGGCGCTGAACCTGATGATCACGTTCCTCAACATGAGCACGATCGACTGGCGCGCACACCTCGGGGGACTGGTCGCGGGCACCCTCGCCGCGATCGGTGTGGTCTACGCGCCGGCGCGGCAGCGGACCCTGGTCCAGGTGGGCAGCCTGCTCGCGGTGTTGGCGATCGTCGTGGCGATCGTGCTGATCCGGACCGCGCAGATCGTCTGA
- a CDS encoding class E sortase — MRGLGEVFITLGVVILLFVVYQLYWTGVLADRARADEMHKLDEARKRIGATAPKDVPVAQVPAAQAPYEDDEPFGTMYIPRFGDGWYKTIRPGVTPKELQKGLGWYKGSAQAGQDGNFAIAGHRKTYGDPFLNVPKLQVGDKVVIEGITEWFVYSIDKPVSLPGDKAVLKTVPEDVHVLDPVPAKAYTTAGKYITLTTCEPEFGSTHRLIVWGHLESRTPLSSGRPAALQG, encoded by the coding sequence ATGCGAGGCCTCGGGGAGGTCTTCATCACACTGGGCGTCGTCATCCTGCTGTTCGTCGTCTATCAGCTCTACTGGACCGGCGTGCTGGCCGATCGTGCGCGGGCAGACGAGATGCACAAGCTCGACGAGGCGCGCAAGCGGATCGGGGCGACCGCGCCCAAGGACGTGCCGGTCGCGCAGGTGCCCGCGGCGCAGGCCCCGTACGAGGACGATGAGCCCTTCGGGACCATGTACATCCCCCGTTTCGGTGACGGTTGGTACAAGACGATCCGGCCCGGGGTCACGCCCAAGGAGCTGCAGAAGGGCCTGGGTTGGTACAAGGGCAGCGCGCAGGCGGGTCAGGACGGCAACTTCGCCATCGCGGGGCACCGCAAGACGTACGGCGACCCGTTCCTGAACGTGCCCAAGCTGCAGGTGGGCGACAAGGTCGTGATCGAGGGCATCACCGAGTGGTTCGTCTACTCGATCGACAAGCCGGTCAGCCTTCCCGGGGACAAGGCGGTCCTGAAGACCGTTCCCGAGGATGTGCACGTGCTCGACCCGGTGCCGGCGAAGGCCTATACGACGGCCGGGAAATACATCACCCTGACCACCTGCGAACCCGAGTTCGGCAGCACGCACCGGTTGATCGTCTGGGGTCACCTGGAGTCGCGCACCCCGCTGTCGTCCGGTCGGCCGGCGGCGTTGCAGGGATGA
- the crgA gene encoding cell division protein CrgA, whose amino-acid sequence MPKSRIRKKDDFTPPPVKKTTIKLDSRRWVAPFMLALFAIGLLWIVVFYVTDMRFPIESLKNWNIVVGFGFIAAGFGVSTQWK is encoded by the coding sequence GTGCCGAAGTCCCGGATCCGTAAGAAGGACGACTTCACCCCGCCGCCGGTCAAGAAGACGACCATAAAGCTGGACTCGCGCCGCTGGGTGGCGCCGTTCATGCTGGCTCTCTTCGCGATCGGCCTGCTGTGGATCGTGGTCTTCTACGTGACCGACATGCGCTTCCCGATCGAGTCCCTGAAGAACTGGAACATCGTCGTCGGCTTCGGCTTCATCGCCGCCGGCTTCGGCGTCTCCACTCAGTGGAAGTAG
- a CDS encoding peptidylprolyl isomerase, which yields MAEELFATIKTNHGDIRIRLFPNHAPKTVANFVELSQGQREWVHPAKGQKTTDRLYDGTVFHRVISGFMIQGGDPLGTGTGGPGYRFADEFHPDLAFSKPYLLAMANAGPGTNGSQFFITVGATPHLNNKHTIFGEVADGESRKVVDAIAGTQTDMRDRPASDVVINTVEVETVSS from the coding sequence GTGGCCGAGGAACTTTTCGCCACCATCAAGACCAACCACGGGGACATCCGCATCCGGTTGTTCCCGAACCACGCACCGAAGACGGTCGCGAACTTCGTGGAGCTGTCGCAGGGGCAGCGCGAGTGGGTCCACCCGGCCAAGGGGCAGAAGACCACCGACCGCCTCTACGACGGCACCGTGTTCCACCGCGTCATCTCCGGCTTCATGATCCAGGGCGGTGACCCGCTGGGCACCGGCACCGGTGGCCCCGGCTACCGCTTCGCCGACGAGTTCCACCCCGACCTGGCGTTCTCCAAGCCGTACCTGCTGGCGATGGCCAACGCCGGACCGGGCACCAACGGTTCGCAGTTCTTCATCACCGTGGGTGCCACGCCGCACCTGAACAACAAGCACACCATCTTCGGTGAGGTCGCCGACGGGGAGAGCCGCAAGGTCGTCGACGCGATCGCCGGTACCCAGACCGACATGCGCGACCGTCCCGCCTCCGACGTCGTGATCAACACGGTCGAGGTCGAGACCGTCTCGTCCTGA